The following are encoded in a window of Thunnus albacares chromosome 9, fThuAlb1.1, whole genome shotgun sequence genomic DNA:
- the commd2 gene encoding COMM domain-containing protein 2 isoform X2 codes for MLLVLSEDHKEHLAFLPKVDAAVVGEFGRIALEFLRRGTSPKIYEGAARKLCVPVEMVQHGVEGLMFLMTESSKHMISEVDFLDSVMVLGFVEELNQILLQLYLQHHNQIRNVLSLLPSNLPAYHNVEWRLDVQVCVFGESFSPSAGHSHADTAAASDERLWQLH; via the exons ATGCTGCTGGTTTTGTCTGAAGACCATAAAGAACACCTCGCCTTCCTGCCGAAGGTTGACGCTGCAG TGGTTGGTGAGTTTGGTCGCATAGCACTGGAGTTCCTAAGGAGAGGAACCAGCCCCAAGATCTATGAGGGAGCAGCCA GGAAGCTGTGTGTTCCTGTGGAAATGGTGCAGCATGGAGTGGAAGGCCTGATGTTCCTGATGACAGAGAGCTCCAAACACATg atCTCTGAAGTGGATTTCCTGGACTCAGTGATGGTTTTGGGGTTTGTTGAAGAGCTTAACCAGATTCTTCTACAG ctcTACCTGCAGCACCACAATCAGATCCGCAATGTCCTAAGTCTGCTGCCCTCCAACCTGCCTGCCTACCACAATGTGGAATGGAGACTGGatgtacaggtgtgtgtat TTGGCGAGTCGTTCAGTCCGTCAGCAGGCCATTCCCATGCTGACACTGCGGCTGCTTCTGATGAGAGGTTGTGGCAGCTGCACTGA
- the commd2 gene encoding COMM domain-containing protein 2 isoform X1, whose translation MLLVLSEDHKEHLAFLPKVDAAVVGEFGRIALEFLRRGTSPKIYEGAARKLCVPVEMVQHGVEGLMFLMTESSKHMISEVDFLDSVMVLGFVEELNQILLQLYLQHHNQIRNVLSLLPSNLPAYHNVEWRLDVQLASRSVRQQAIPMLTLRLLLMRGCGSCTDHNSRVLQTDPSTLLHLIATLEAALTAMKTSHTRRILRNIK comes from the exons ATGCTGCTGGTTTTGTCTGAAGACCATAAAGAACACCTCGCCTTCCTGCCGAAGGTTGACGCTGCAG TGGTTGGTGAGTTTGGTCGCATAGCACTGGAGTTCCTAAGGAGAGGAACCAGCCCCAAGATCTATGAGGGAGCAGCCA GGAAGCTGTGTGTTCCTGTGGAAATGGTGCAGCATGGAGTGGAAGGCCTGATGTTCCTGATGACAGAGAGCTCCAAACACATg atCTCTGAAGTGGATTTCCTGGACTCAGTGATGGTTTTGGGGTTTGTTGAAGAGCTTAACCAGATTCTTCTACAG ctcTACCTGCAGCACCACAATCAGATCCGCAATGTCCTAAGTCTGCTGCCCTCCAACCTGCCTGCCTACCACAATGTGGAATGGAGACTGGatgtacag TTGGCGAGTCGTTCAGTCCGTCAGCAGGCCATTCCCATGCTGACACTGCGGCTGCTTCTGATGAGAGGTTGTGGCAGCTGCACTGACCACAACAGCAGGGTGCTTCAGACAGACCCCAGCACACTCCTGCACCTCATCGCCACACTGGAGGCTGCTCTCACTGCCATGAAAACCAGTCACACTCGCCGCATATTACGCAACATCAAATAA